In Notamacropus eugenii isolate mMacEug1 chromosome 1, mMacEug1.pri_v2, whole genome shotgun sequence, one genomic interval encodes:
- the FDFT1 gene encoding squalene synthase isoform X3 — MAAACCTKAGALFKLTLGLTPSAAPRASGIGVGNSQRCYVVAFFPWTTRDWCRGEGVCYWPPTISRLPQPRASSTSTSTSSSTCLLCPQDALSDGLKTCYKYLNETSRSFAAVIQALDSELRNAVCIFYLVLRALDTVEDDMTINMEKKVPLLQNFHSYLYQPDWRYMESSQKDRQVLEDFSTVSLEFRNLAESYQVVISDICQKMGHGMAEFLEKKVTSVQEWDKVMAIATLAACYNNQQVFKGRVKIRKGQAVTLMMEATNMPAVKAIMYQYMEEIDQRIPSSDPSSSKTKQIISSVRKQNLPSCQLLSRNHYSPIYLSCAMLLVALSWQYLSTMSQATEEYVQTGEH; from the exons ATGGCTGCTGCATGCTGCACTAAGGCTGGGGCTCTTTTCAAGCTTACTCTGGGGCTGACTCCTTCAGCAGCACCCAGGGCTTCTGGGATAGGAGTCGGGAACTCCCAGCGCTGTTATGTTGTTGCCTTCTTCCCCTGGACTACTAGGGATTGGTGCAGAGGGGAAGGAGTATGTTATTGGCCCCCTACCATCTCTCGCCTACCCCAGCCCCGTGCTTCCTCAACTTCTacttccacctcctcctccacctgTCTTCTCTGTCCACAGGACGCTCTCAGTGATGGCCTGAAAACTTGTTACAAGTACTTGAACGAGACTAGTCGCAGCTTTGCAGCAGTTATCCAGGCCCTCGACAGTGAGCTGCG cAATGCTGTGTGCATATTTTACCTGGTTCTTCGAGCTCTGGACACTGTGGAAGATGACATGACAATCAATATGGAAAAAAAGGTCCCATTGTTGCAAAATTTTCACTCTTACCTGTACCAACCAGATTGGAGGTATATGGAAAGCAGTCAAAAGGATCGGCAAGTTTTAGAGGACTTTTCAACG GTCTCTTTAGAGTTTCGAAATCTGGCGGAGAGCTATCAAGTGGTGATCAGTGACATTTGTCAAAAAATGGGGCATGGAATGGCAGaatttttggaaaagaaagtgacCTCTGTGCAGGAATGGGATAAG GTGATGGCTATTGCTACTCTGGCTGCCTGTTATAACAACCAGCAGGTGTTCAAGGGGAGGGTAAAGATTCGGAAGGGGCAAGCAGTAACATTAATGATGGAAGCCACCAACATGCCAGCTGTGAAAGCTATTATGTACCAGTATATGGAAGAG ATTGATCAAAGAATTCCAAGCTCAGACCCATCTTCCAGCAAGACAAAGCAGATTATCTCCTCTGTTCGGAAACAGAATCTTCCCAGTTGTCAACTACTCTCGCGGAACCACTATTCCCCTATTTACCTGTCATGTGCCATGCTTTTGGTTGCACTAAGCTGGCAGTATCTCAGCACCATGTCCCAGGCCACAGAAGAATATGTCCAAACTGGGGAACACTGA
- the FDFT1 gene encoding squalene synthase isoform X1: MAAACCTKAGALFKLTLGLTPSAAPRASGIGVGNSQRCYVVAFFPWTTRDWCRGEGVCYWPPTISRLPQPRASSTSTSTSSSTCLLCPQDALSDGLKTCYKYLNETSRSFAAVIQALDSELRNAVCIFYLVLRALDTVEDDMTINMEKKVPLLQNFHSYLYQPDWRYMESSQKDRQVLEDFSTVSLEFRNLAESYQVVISDICQKMGHGMAEFLEKKVTSVQEWDKYCHYVAGLVGIGLSRLFSASELEDPIIGQDLKLANSMGLFLQKTNIIRDYLEDLMEGREFWPQEVWSRYAKKLSDLAKPENIDLAVHCLNELITNALQHIPDVLTYLSRLRNQSVFNFCAIPQVMAIATLAACYNNQQVFKGRVKIRKGQAVTLMMEATNMPAVKAIMYQYMEEIDQRIPSSDPSSSKTKQIISSVRKQNLPSCQLLSRNHYSPIYLSCAMLLVALSWQYLSTMSQATEEYVQTGEH, translated from the exons ATGGCTGCTGCATGCTGCACTAAGGCTGGGGCTCTTTTCAAGCTTACTCTGGGGCTGACTCCTTCAGCAGCACCCAGGGCTTCTGGGATAGGAGTCGGGAACTCCCAGCGCTGTTATGTTGTTGCCTTCTTCCCCTGGACTACTAGGGATTGGTGCAGAGGGGAAGGAGTATGTTATTGGCCCCCTACCATCTCTCGCCTACCCCAGCCCCGTGCTTCCTCAACTTCTacttccacctcctcctccacctgTCTTCTCTGTCCACAGGACGCTCTCAGTGATGGCCTGAAAACTTGTTACAAGTACTTGAACGAGACTAGTCGCAGCTTTGCAGCAGTTATCCAGGCCCTCGACAGTGAGCTGCG cAATGCTGTGTGCATATTTTACCTGGTTCTTCGAGCTCTGGACACTGTGGAAGATGACATGACAATCAATATGGAAAAAAAGGTCCCATTGTTGCAAAATTTTCACTCTTACCTGTACCAACCAGATTGGAGGTATATGGAAAGCAGTCAAAAGGATCGGCAAGTTTTAGAGGACTTTTCAACG GTCTCTTTAGAGTTTCGAAATCTGGCGGAGAGCTATCAAGTGGTGATCAGTGACATTTGTCAAAAAATGGGGCATGGAATGGCAGaatttttggaaaagaaagtgacCTCTGTGCAGGAATGGGATAAG TACTGTCACTATGTTGCTGGACTAGTAGGGATTGGCCTTTCTCGTCTATTCTCGGCTTCAGAGTTGGAAGACCCCATCATTGGACAGGACTTGAAGCTTGCCAATTCTATGGGTCTGTTCCTACAGAAGACAAACATCATTAGAGATTATTTGGAAGACTTGATGGAGGGGAGAGAGTTTTGGCCTCAAGAG GTTTGGAGTAGGTATGCCAAAAAGTTGTCTGATTTAGCCAAACCAGAGAATATTGATTTGGCTGTTCATTGTCTCAATGAGCTGATTACTAATGCTTTACAGCACATCCCGGATGTCCTCACTTACCTTTCCCGACTCAGAAATCAAAGTGTGTTCAACTTTTGTGCTATTCCACAG GTGATGGCTATTGCTACTCTGGCTGCCTGTTATAACAACCAGCAGGTGTTCAAGGGGAGGGTAAAGATTCGGAAGGGGCAAGCAGTAACATTAATGATGGAAGCCACCAACATGCCAGCTGTGAAAGCTATTATGTACCAGTATATGGAAGAG ATTGATCAAAGAATTCCAAGCTCAGACCCATCTTCCAGCAAGACAAAGCAGATTATCTCCTCTGTTCGGAAACAGAATCTTCCCAGTTGTCAACTACTCTCGCGGAACCACTATTCCCCTATTTACCTGTCATGTGCCATGCTTTTGGTTGCACTAAGCTGGCAGTATCTCAGCACCATGTCCCAGGCCACAGAAGAATATGTCCAAACTGGGGAACACTGA
- the FDFT1 gene encoding squalene synthase isoform X4: MTINMEKKVPLLQNFHSYLYQPDWRYMESSQKDRQVLEDFSTVSLEFRNLAESYQVVISDICQKMGHGMAEFLEKKVTSVQEWDKYCHYVAGLVGIGLSRLFSASELEDPIIGQDLKLANSMGLFLQKTNIIRDYLEDLMEGREFWPQEVWSRYAKKLSDLAKPENIDLAVHCLNELITNALQHIPDVLTYLSRLRNQSVFNFCAIPQVMAIATLAACYNNQQVFKGRVKIRKGQAVTLMMEATNMPAVKAIMYQYMEEIDQRIPSSDPSSSKTKQIISSVRKQNLPSCQLLSRNHYSPIYLSCAMLLVALSWQYLSTMSQATEEYVQTGEH, translated from the exons ATGACAATCAATATGGAAAAAAAGGTCCCATTGTTGCAAAATTTTCACTCTTACCTGTACCAACCAGATTGGAGGTATATGGAAAGCAGTCAAAAGGATCGGCAAGTTTTAGAGGACTTTTCAACG GTCTCTTTAGAGTTTCGAAATCTGGCGGAGAGCTATCAAGTGGTGATCAGTGACATTTGTCAAAAAATGGGGCATGGAATGGCAGaatttttggaaaagaaagtgacCTCTGTGCAGGAATGGGATAAG TACTGTCACTATGTTGCTGGACTAGTAGGGATTGGCCTTTCTCGTCTATTCTCGGCTTCAGAGTTGGAAGACCCCATCATTGGACAGGACTTGAAGCTTGCCAATTCTATGGGTCTGTTCCTACAGAAGACAAACATCATTAGAGATTATTTGGAAGACTTGATGGAGGGGAGAGAGTTTTGGCCTCAAGAG GTTTGGAGTAGGTATGCCAAAAAGTTGTCTGATTTAGCCAAACCAGAGAATATTGATTTGGCTGTTCATTGTCTCAATGAGCTGATTACTAATGCTTTACAGCACATCCCGGATGTCCTCACTTACCTTTCCCGACTCAGAAATCAAAGTGTGTTCAACTTTTGTGCTATTCCACAG GTGATGGCTATTGCTACTCTGGCTGCCTGTTATAACAACCAGCAGGTGTTCAAGGGGAGGGTAAAGATTCGGAAGGGGCAAGCAGTAACATTAATGATGGAAGCCACCAACATGCCAGCTGTGAAAGCTATTATGTACCAGTATATGGAAGAG ATTGATCAAAGAATTCCAAGCTCAGACCCATCTTCCAGCAAGACAAAGCAGATTATCTCCTCTGTTCGGAAACAGAATCTTCCCAGTTGTCAACTACTCTCGCGGAACCACTATTCCCCTATTTACCTGTCATGTGCCATGCTTTTGGTTGCACTAAGCTGGCAGTATCTCAGCACCATGTCCCAGGCCACAGAAGAATATGTCCAAACTGGGGAACACTGA
- the FDFT1 gene encoding squalene synthase isoform X2 — MEFVELLGHPEELYNLLRFKMGGARKVMPKLDQDALSDGLKTCYKYLNETSRSFAAVIQALDSELRNAVCIFYLVLRALDTVEDDMTINMEKKVPLLQNFHSYLYQPDWRYMESSQKDRQVLEDFSTVSLEFRNLAESYQVVISDICQKMGHGMAEFLEKKVTSVQEWDKYCHYVAGLVGIGLSRLFSASELEDPIIGQDLKLANSMGLFLQKTNIIRDYLEDLMEGREFWPQEVWSRYAKKLSDLAKPENIDLAVHCLNELITNALQHIPDVLTYLSRLRNQSVFNFCAIPQVMAIATLAACYNNQQVFKGRVKIRKGQAVTLMMEATNMPAVKAIMYQYMEEIDQRIPSSDPSSSKTKQIISSVRKQNLPSCQLLSRNHYSPIYLSCAMLLVALSWQYLSTMSQATEEYVQTGEH, encoded by the exons ATGGAGTTCGTGGAGCTGCTCGGGCACCCGGAGGAGCTTTACAACCTCCTGCGGTTCAAGATGGGGGGAGCCAGGAAGGTGATGCCCAAATTGGACCAG GACGCTCTCAGTGATGGCCTGAAAACTTGTTACAAGTACTTGAACGAGACTAGTCGCAGCTTTGCAGCAGTTATCCAGGCCCTCGACAGTGAGCTGCG cAATGCTGTGTGCATATTTTACCTGGTTCTTCGAGCTCTGGACACTGTGGAAGATGACATGACAATCAATATGGAAAAAAAGGTCCCATTGTTGCAAAATTTTCACTCTTACCTGTACCAACCAGATTGGAGGTATATGGAAAGCAGTCAAAAGGATCGGCAAGTTTTAGAGGACTTTTCAACG GTCTCTTTAGAGTTTCGAAATCTGGCGGAGAGCTATCAAGTGGTGATCAGTGACATTTGTCAAAAAATGGGGCATGGAATGGCAGaatttttggaaaagaaagtgacCTCTGTGCAGGAATGGGATAAG TACTGTCACTATGTTGCTGGACTAGTAGGGATTGGCCTTTCTCGTCTATTCTCGGCTTCAGAGTTGGAAGACCCCATCATTGGACAGGACTTGAAGCTTGCCAATTCTATGGGTCTGTTCCTACAGAAGACAAACATCATTAGAGATTATTTGGAAGACTTGATGGAGGGGAGAGAGTTTTGGCCTCAAGAG GTTTGGAGTAGGTATGCCAAAAAGTTGTCTGATTTAGCCAAACCAGAGAATATTGATTTGGCTGTTCATTGTCTCAATGAGCTGATTACTAATGCTTTACAGCACATCCCGGATGTCCTCACTTACCTTTCCCGACTCAGAAATCAAAGTGTGTTCAACTTTTGTGCTATTCCACAG GTGATGGCTATTGCTACTCTGGCTGCCTGTTATAACAACCAGCAGGTGTTCAAGGGGAGGGTAAAGATTCGGAAGGGGCAAGCAGTAACATTAATGATGGAAGCCACCAACATGCCAGCTGTGAAAGCTATTATGTACCAGTATATGGAAGAG ATTGATCAAAGAATTCCAAGCTCAGACCCATCTTCCAGCAAGACAAAGCAGATTATCTCCTCTGTTCGGAAACAGAATCTTCCCAGTTGTCAACTACTCTCGCGGAACCACTATTCCCCTATTTACCTGTCATGTGCCATGCTTTTGGTTGCACTAAGCTGGCAGTATCTCAGCACCATGTCCCAGGCCACAGAAGAATATGTCCAAACTGGGGAACACTGA